A genomic window from Agrobacterium larrymoorei includes:
- a CDS encoding aminotransferase class I/II-fold pyridoxal phosphate-dependent enzyme — protein MMDDESPQDAVGAPAARSDYLKALRDRKEASGQSRLARVNRRAPPSVKGPKRFDDLPEYKKIVAQKAISDLAGVDNPFYRAHERAAGATAKIAGQEVINFASYDYLSTNSHPAVRDAAIAVIKQFGISASASRLVAGERPQHGLLEQKIAAIYEAEDAVCFVSGYLTNATVIDCLVGPNDLVIHDELIHNSVLAGVKLSGATRRFFRHNDAADLERILNGIVGDFDRVLVIVEGIYSMDGDIAPLPEIVDLRVKFGFWLMVDEAHALGVIGERGRGTFEHFRIDPRFVDIWMGTLSKTASSCGGYVAGCSALIQILKAHAGGFVYSVGLAPALASSALVSLEILETEVDRVAQLRQNGQHFLELAQHAGLDTGSSAGFSVVPVIVGDSLRAVQLSNELLKAGVNALPIIYPAVQEGMARLRFFLTSDHTPEQLETAVTLTAQILRDLTEQKVGLASLDMQQVAKLIT, from the coding sequence ATGATGGATGACGAATCACCACAGGATGCAGTAGGGGCGCCAGCAGCGCGCAGCGATTATCTTAAAGCCCTGCGTGACCGCAAGGAAGCGTCGGGCCAGAGCCGCCTCGCCCGTGTGAACCGTCGAGCGCCGCCTTCCGTGAAAGGGCCGAAGCGTTTCGATGATCTGCCGGAGTACAAGAAGATCGTTGCGCAAAAGGCGATCAGCGATCTCGCGGGCGTTGACAACCCCTTCTACCGCGCCCATGAGAGGGCCGCGGGAGCGACAGCGAAAATCGCGGGGCAGGAGGTTATCAATTTCGCCTCCTATGATTATCTCTCGACCAATAGCCATCCTGCGGTGCGGGATGCCGCTATCGCCGTCATTAAGCAGTTTGGCATATCGGCTTCAGCCAGTCGTCTCGTGGCAGGTGAACGTCCACAGCACGGTCTCCTCGAGCAGAAGATCGCAGCCATTTATGAAGCTGAAGATGCCGTCTGCTTTGTCAGCGGATATCTGACCAATGCAACGGTGATCGATTGCCTCGTGGGCCCAAACGATCTCGTCATTCATGATGAACTCATCCATAACAGCGTTCTCGCAGGAGTTAAGCTATCTGGCGCCACACGTCGTTTTTTCCGTCATAATGATGCCGCTGATCTGGAAAGAATTCTTAACGGTATTGTCGGCGATTTTGACCGTGTCCTTGTCATTGTTGAGGGCATTTACTCGATGGATGGCGACATCGCGCCCCTTCCAGAGATTGTCGATCTAAGGGTAAAATTCGGTTTCTGGCTGATGGTGGACGAAGCTCATGCGCTGGGTGTGATCGGTGAGCGGGGTCGTGGAACATTCGAGCACTTCCGAATAGATCCCCGTTTCGTTGATATCTGGATGGGAACCCTGTCGAAAACGGCGTCGAGCTGTGGCGGCTATGTCGCTGGCTGCTCCGCTTTGATTCAGATCCTGAAGGCGCACGCTGGCGGGTTTGTATACAGTGTCGGTCTGGCGCCGGCACTGGCAAGTAGCGCCCTTGTCAGCCTCGAGATACTCGAAACCGAGGTCGATCGTGTCGCACAGCTGCGTCAAAATGGCCAGCATTTTCTAGAGCTTGCGCAACACGCAGGACTGGATACAGGCTCCAGTGCAGGCTTCTCGGTTGTCCCGGTCATCGTGGGGGACTCATTGCGAGCGGTTCAACTTTCGAACGAATTGTTGAAGGCAGGCGTTAACGCTCTGCCGATCATTTATCCTGCGGTGCAGGAAGGAATGGCACGTTTAAGGTTTTTCCTGACCAGCGATCATACCCCGGAACAGCTGGAGACTGCTGTGACGCTCACTGCACAAATTCTTCGTGATCTGACTGAGCAGAAGGTGGGACTCGCGAGCCTCGATATGCAACAAGTTGCCAAGCTCATTACCTGA
- a CDS encoding SDR family oxidoreductase — MPHVIITGGSSGIGLAVAQLYHARGWRISLLARREDMLDMAAQKINHGREQAESRVFWASVDVSDEQALQIALARAEANHGPCDVLVASAGRVDPQDFELQSPEIFESQFRVNFLGTVYAIRAVLKGMKQRGRGTIVSISSGAAMIGIPGYTAYCGSKSALVGFVEALRGELSHSGVNVCISFPPDTLTPQYEREITLRSGRAQTLMGTVAPWPVDKVAKKIVSGVEKAKGEIHFGVALTFMSFFSPFIKPVLFWRMRRLSARS, encoded by the coding sequence ATGCCTCATGTCATCATCACCGGCGGTTCCAGTGGCATAGGCTTGGCGGTTGCGCAGTTGTACCACGCCAGAGGCTGGCGGATCTCGTTACTTGCCCGCAGAGAGGACATGCTTGATATGGCGGCTCAAAAGATAAACCACGGCCGAGAGCAGGCCGAGAGCCGGGTTTTTTGGGCCTCAGTGGATGTTAGTGACGAGCAAGCTCTGCAAATCGCGCTAGCTCGTGCAGAGGCGAATCATGGGCCATGTGACGTGCTCGTCGCATCCGCTGGTCGAGTGGACCCGCAGGATTTCGAGCTACAGTCGCCCGAGATTTTCGAGTCGCAGTTTCGCGTTAACTTCCTCGGGACGGTTTATGCCATTCGCGCCGTCCTCAAGGGTATGAAGCAGCGAGGACGGGGAACCATTGTTTCAATCTCGTCAGGCGCTGCGATGATTGGTATTCCGGGGTATACCGCCTATTGCGGATCCAAATCTGCGCTGGTCGGATTTGTGGAAGCGCTACGCGGGGAGCTTTCGCATTCCGGCGTCAACGTCTGTATCAGCTTCCCCCCTGACACACTTACCCCTCAGTATGAGCGTGAAATCACACTTCGATCCGGCCGTGCGCAAACGCTAATGGGAACAGTCGCGCCTTGGCCTGTAGACAAAGTTGCCAAAAAGATTGTTTCAGGGGTGGAAAAAGCAAAAGGTGAAATTCATTTTGGCGTCGCACTGACGTTTATGTCATTTTTCTCTCCATTCATTAAGCCAGTTTTGTTTTGGCGTATGCGGCGTCTTTCGGCTCGATCATGA
- a CDS encoding LTA synthase family protein codes for MIISFTETSVHDTYPVALTVACFFVAAIVVYATDRFALPRKIRRENTLNHSRKRVVVEQLARLPIIFFVFSIFFAISWRPFYSCLGTISFFVIFTGISRAKFIFIREPLVFSDIALVVDVFKYKTIFYATKLNIVFWIVALLYVFGVSALFMVEEPSVIPAANTGLWIIAGVLVPTLSILLLFVKPVGHAAASAAQKLLTTLNVKSNTTRFGTFTSVSYHFMLWLGMRRDAIIGELAQGLQSVINDMLGQPNREAPLVIVWQSESFMDLRNVGCKDLDLPTIDMLRERAAQWGRLTSVFEGGYTLRTEFAVLSGLQPDDVHADASYPYLRASHYANLVWPNKLQRAGWYTHFIHPYDRTFFLRHKAMPIFGFRKLTMLDDFDHLPERDGEYVSDRRLTQKVLHIADGIDKQQSALLFVASMANHGPWESGRCNGMTDPVEIYKELLRKADEALGYLVQELDKYDRPVWLAFYGDHAPLLKQYADPFPDPRTDYFIVPLAKAKQSKHTSTVAKLEAPWTLFETLLWHAHLYKEQFK; via the coding sequence ATGATTATCTCATTCACCGAAACGTCGGTTCACGATACCTATCCAGTGGCACTAACCGTTGCATGCTTTTTTGTTGCGGCCATCGTGGTTTACGCTACCGACCGGTTCGCTTTACCGCGTAAGATCCGGCGTGAAAACACGCTCAATCATAGTCGGAAGAGAGTGGTGGTCGAGCAACTGGCAAGATTGCCGATTATCTTTTTTGTCTTTTCGATTTTTTTCGCAATATCATGGCGGCCATTTTACAGCTGCCTCGGCACAATCAGCTTTTTCGTAATTTTTACAGGGATTTCGCGAGCAAAGTTCATATTTATTCGTGAGCCACTTGTGTTTTCGGACATCGCACTTGTCGTGGATGTCTTTAAGTATAAGACAATATTCTACGCCACCAAACTGAATATCGTTTTTTGGATTGTTGCGCTTCTATATGTCTTTGGCGTTTCTGCGCTTTTCATGGTGGAAGAGCCCTCCGTCATTCCCGCTGCAAATACGGGGTTATGGATCATCGCCGGTGTGCTCGTGCCAACTCTCTCAATACTGTTGCTTTTTGTGAAACCGGTCGGGCACGCGGCCGCTTCGGCAGCACAAAAGCTTTTGACGACACTAAATGTGAAGTCGAACACAACGCGTTTTGGCACCTTTACATCTGTAAGCTACCATTTCATGCTATGGCTTGGCATGCGCCGAGACGCGATTATTGGCGAACTAGCGCAGGGGCTTCAAAGTGTTATCAATGACATGTTGGGGCAGCCGAACCGAGAAGCGCCTTTGGTGATCGTTTGGCAGTCGGAGTCCTTCATGGATCTCCGCAATGTGGGTTGCAAAGATCTTGATTTGCCGACGATCGATATGCTCAGGGAGCGCGCTGCTCAATGGGGCCGGTTGACGAGTGTGTTTGAGGGCGGCTACACGCTGCGGACGGAGTTTGCGGTTTTGAGCGGCTTGCAACCAGATGACGTCCACGCTGATGCGAGCTATCCGTACCTCCGTGCTTCGCATTACGCAAATCTCGTTTGGCCGAATAAGCTCCAGAGGGCAGGCTGGTATACGCACTTTATTCATCCTTATGACCGAACTTTTTTCTTAAGGCACAAAGCAATGCCTATCTTCGGGTTCCGCAAACTGACCATGCTCGATGATTTCGACCACTTGCCCGAGAGAGACGGTGAGTACGTGTCGGACAGGAGACTTACGCAAAAGGTCCTGCATATCGCAGATGGAATTGACAAACAGCAGTCCGCCCTGCTTTTCGTTGCATCGATGGCAAACCACGGCCCTTGGGAGTCCGGTCGTTGCAACGGCATGACAGACCCTGTGGAAATCTACAAGGAACTCCTGCGTAAGGCGGATGAGGCCCTAGGTTATTTGGTCCAAGAACTAGACAAGTACGACAGGCCGGTCTGGCTGGCATTTTACGGTGATCATGCTCCTCTTCTGAAGCAATACGCAGATCCGTTTCCTGATCCTCGAACCGATTACTTCATAGTACCTCTGGCGAAAGCAAAACAAAGCAAGCATACCTCGACAGTTGCAAAGTTAGAGGCGCCTTGGACCTTATTTGAAACGCTTCTATGGCATGCGCATCTCTACAAGGAGCAGTTCAAATGA
- a CDS encoding capsular biosynthesis protein — translation MRQFLRDRRIKTIILLGEERPYHKEAVKAAYERGVTVVAIEMGYLRPDWVTVELDGLSSNSRFPKDEEVILKAAAHLPEPDWTRRYSQTFLAEALYDIAYYLPTVFFGFLYPRYQFHGIFHPLKEYAGWVGRFASRRRRYREARRSTARLLEARLPWVVFPLQLETDYQIRAHSPFNSQEDALALVMASFARSSDSETILVFKVHPLDNGLINWNRLIQHLAIANGVSHRIVFIDGGDFAPLVAGCKGVVTINSTAALSAIREGIATKVLGVAVFDVPGVTHQGSLDDFWSAPSAPVPEVRDAFLRLLAAAIHERGNFYSRDGVSNAARAIARRLVEDAVNKPGGDGGHALRPHPGKVPFNT, via the coding sequence TTGCGCCAGTTTCTTCGTGATCGTAGGATAAAAACGATCATTCTCTTGGGAGAAGAAAGGCCTTATCATAAAGAGGCAGTAAAGGCAGCATACGAGCGCGGGGTAACAGTGGTTGCGATCGAAATGGGCTATCTTAGACCCGACTGGGTAACGGTCGAACTGGACGGATTGTCCTCGAACTCGAGGTTTCCTAAAGATGAAGAGGTTATACTGAAGGCTGCTGCACATTTGCCGGAGCCGGACTGGACACGAAGGTACTCTCAGACATTTCTCGCAGAGGCTCTATATGACATCGCGTACTATCTGCCGACGGTTTTTTTTGGATTTTTGTATCCGAGATACCAATTTCATGGGATATTCCATCCACTAAAGGAGTATGCTGGTTGGGTTGGCCGTTTTGCAAGTCGGCGTCGTCGGTATCGAGAGGCCCGTCGATCAACGGCCCGCTTGTTAGAAGCCAGGTTGCCTTGGGTGGTATTTCCTCTCCAGCTTGAAACAGACTATCAAATACGCGCTCATTCGCCGTTCAACAGTCAAGAAGATGCACTGGCGTTAGTTATGGCGTCATTTGCGAGAAGCTCTGACTCAGAGACTATTTTGGTCTTCAAGGTACATCCCTTGGACAATGGCCTTATTAATTGGAACAGACTCATCCAGCATCTGGCAATAGCCAATGGCGTTTCGCATCGAATTGTCTTTATTGACGGAGGTGACTTTGCGCCGCTTGTTGCGGGGTGTAAAGGAGTGGTTACTATAAACTCCACAGCGGCGTTATCCGCTATACGGGAAGGTATTGCGACCAAAGTCCTGGGAGTTGCCGTTTTTGATGTGCCCGGCGTCACGCATCAGGGTTCACTTGACGACTTCTGGTCCGCTCCATCCGCTCCAGTACCCGAAGTTCGGGATGCATTCTTGAGATTACTCGCCGCTGCTATCCACGAGCGTGGCAACTTCTACTCTCGGGATGGCGTTTCCAACGCTGCGCGCGCGATAGCAAGGCGCTTAGTTGAAGACGCTGTTAACAAACCTGGCGGTGACGGCGGCCACGCTCTTCGCCCCCACCCCGGAAAGGTCCCTTTCAATACTTAA
- a CDS encoding polysaccharide pyruvyl transferase family protein produces MGLKKGSTGKPLLAILGFLGRGNVGDEAIVQCIYEAFREKFDFVFVLDEHGAKSGWWDWYPYNESERIHQGNIHFFENRIAGLLVGGGGLGLGYGASQAIVARWAGTPTALAGTDHTHTVDISQAGMEASRRYLELFDYVALRSAVSVEWAGRDGVTVERGSDWALNLVTDRYPDIPYSKTRASVVIREFPEHMLDDRYIKEAVKLIEGLRDYSYEPLLLPLSPEDVSFANSAGLSNIADQEVHWWNARRVQQWIEESRLLVSVGRLHSMIFAANVGTANIQVRPAVRTGVPDWHFRKLEVMAQELSVPYALSVSDALKMVSGPLETAQMRIAAKQCRSHLSTMIQKLGELFSRR; encoded by the coding sequence GTGGGTTTGAAAAAAGGAAGTACAGGAAAGCCGTTACTAGCGATTCTTGGTTTCTTGGGCCGGGGCAATGTTGGTGACGAGGCCATTGTCCAGTGCATTTACGAAGCATTTCGCGAAAAATTTGATTTCGTATTCGTCCTTGATGAGCATGGAGCAAAATCAGGTTGGTGGGACTGGTATCCCTACAATGAATCTGAGCGAATTCATCAAGGTAACATCCACTTCTTTGAAAACCGAATTGCGGGTTTGCTTGTCGGGGGCGGCGGACTTGGTCTGGGATACGGCGCAAGCCAAGCGATAGTAGCTAGATGGGCAGGAACACCTACGGCGCTTGCTGGGACCGACCACACTCACACTGTTGATATTTCACAGGCTGGTATGGAGGCGAGCCGTCGATATCTCGAACTGTTTGATTACGTCGCTCTCCGATCTGCAGTTAGTGTAGAATGGGCGGGGCGCGACGGCGTGACGGTGGAAAGAGGCTCTGACTGGGCTCTTAACTTGGTCACCGACCGTTACCCCGACATACCCTATTCTAAGACGCGCGCCTCGGTCGTAATTCGTGAATTTCCTGAACACATGTTGGACGACAGATACATCAAAGAAGCCGTGAAGCTCATCGAGGGTCTTCGTGACTACAGCTATGAGCCTCTGCTTCTCCCACTATCGCCAGAAGACGTGTCCTTCGCCAATTCAGCTGGCCTGTCGAATATCGCCGATCAAGAGGTCCATTGGTGGAACGCTCGACGTGTGCAGCAGTGGATTGAAGAAAGTCGACTACTCGTTAGCGTCGGGCGTCTACATTCCATGATTTTTGCCGCGAACGTGGGCACCGCGAATATACAGGTTAGACCTGCTGTCCGTACGGGAGTTCCCGACTGGCACTTTCGTAAGCTTGAAGTCATGGCCCAAGAGTTATCTGTGCCGTACGCGCTGTCAGTGTCGGACGCTCTGAAAATGGTTTCCGGTCCGCTGGAAACCGCACAGATGAGAATTGCTGCGAAACAGTGCAGATCTCATTTATCCACAATGATCCAGAAGCTAGGCGAACTTTTCTCGAGAAGGTGA
- a CDS encoding tetratricopeptide repeat protein — protein MTANNSDVDSFNALMSRLADVNDLNEAIQLLKQIAPFYRKEVSFLVTLRDKCHTIGLISVATKFAKEVVEINPTSENFRIVSGLLEKQGQYKQAIPYAREAVSLSQDSPALYIHLGILCSLGGDFRAAKNVMLRALDFVPSDVDALHHAGYSSEMLGEFDDAVGFATRIYEFDNSKLSYAIHAANLMIRQGKCLEAAEYLEEIIAGGNRSSAIHRTCSGAFSQIGEYKRATEHAVLATELDPNIAEYQLHLSCVLFESAQYRGAYDAAKTALRLDPDNWGIKRHIVTVCLELGENTEAVTHVAELLKVHPDNEEYAQCMQHVLFQRADSSIGTGELLASKAQRGERHLFRAPTLSYSVASYLRVIRATFLREIRAKFGETRLGYLWVLVEPMIHMVVLAVVFQFTMKGSPPLGNSFFFFYFTGLIPYQLFIHTCESVSATVAQNKPLLNLPPVTNLSTMYSRSLLELYTATLVILIFTIGFLFFSVNALPKNFYSVSGALMMTWLLALGIGMINAVVMSYFHAWHHIFQIIQRFLYFTSGIFYVPGAMDLHIREILWWNPLLHSVDWFRTGYFEMYQPPWLSIEFLGLSTAVALAAGLLLEASSRKSLRRTV, from the coding sequence ATGACAGCGAATAATTCGGATGTTGATTCGTTCAATGCTCTGATGTCTCGACTAGCCGACGTGAATGATTTGAATGAAGCAATCCAATTGCTGAAACAGATCGCCCCCTTTTATCGCAAAGAAGTGTCTTTTCTCGTGACCCTGCGGGACAAGTGCCACACAATTGGTCTCATCTCAGTCGCTACCAAGTTCGCCAAAGAGGTCGTCGAGATAAATCCCACCTCCGAGAATTTCAGAATAGTTAGCGGTCTTCTAGAAAAACAGGGTCAGTATAAGCAAGCTATTCCTTACGCTCGAGAAGCTGTGTCACTCTCGCAAGATAGCCCCGCTCTATACATTCATCTTGGCATCTTATGTAGTCTCGGCGGCGACTTCAGGGCTGCCAAGAACGTCATGTTACGTGCGTTAGATTTTGTTCCTTCCGACGTAGATGCGCTACATCACGCTGGCTACTCGTCGGAAATGCTTGGCGAATTCGATGATGCCGTGGGATTCGCGACGCGAATATATGAGTTCGATAATAGCAAGTTAAGCTACGCTATTCACGCAGCTAATCTAATGATCAGGCAAGGAAAATGCCTGGAGGCAGCGGAGTATCTCGAAGAAATTATTGCCGGTGGAAACCGATCTTCGGCCATACACAGAACATGCAGCGGCGCCTTCAGCCAGATCGGCGAATACAAGCGTGCGACAGAGCACGCTGTTTTGGCAACCGAGCTCGACCCTAATATCGCGGAGTATCAACTTCACCTATCTTGCGTGCTTTTTGAAAGCGCTCAATATCGCGGGGCCTATGATGCGGCGAAAACTGCTCTGCGATTGGATCCGGACAACTGGGGAATAAAGCGCCACATCGTGACAGTTTGCCTTGAGCTTGGCGAGAATACCGAAGCTGTAACGCACGTTGCCGAACTGCTGAAGGTCCATCCTGACAATGAAGAGTATGCGCAATGTATGCAGCACGTTCTGTTTCAACGTGCAGATAGTTCAATCGGTACTGGAGAGCTTCTCGCCAGTAAAGCGCAAAGGGGAGAACGGCACTTATTCAGAGCCCCTACTTTATCGTACAGCGTCGCTTCCTACCTGCGCGTGATACGCGCTACCTTTTTAAGGGAAATACGTGCAAAATTCGGGGAAACTCGCTTGGGCTACTTGTGGGTGCTCGTCGAACCCATGATACATATGGTGGTTTTGGCTGTTGTATTTCAGTTCACTATGAAAGGCTCGCCGCCGCTAGGAAACTCCTTTTTCTTCTTCTATTTCACTGGTCTTATCCCTTATCAATTATTTATACATACCTGCGAAAGTGTGTCTGCCACAGTAGCGCAAAATAAGCCGCTCCTTAATCTGCCCCCTGTGACAAATTTATCCACAATGTACTCTCGCTCACTGCTGGAGTTATATACAGCAACGCTGGTGATCCTGATTTTTACGATCGGTTTTCTCTTTTTTTCAGTTAACGCATTACCCAAGAATTTTTATTCCGTTTCCGGCGCGTTGATGATGACATGGTTGCTGGCCCTCGGGATAGGGATGATTAACGCGGTTGTGATGTCATACTTTCACGCATGGCATCACATCTTCCAAATTATCCAAAGATTTCTATATTTTACATCTGGTATTTTCTACGTGCCTGGCGCAATGGACTTACACATACGCGAGATTCTCTGGTGGAATCCGCTGCTTCATAGTGTGGACTGGTTTAGGACGGGGTACTTCGAAATGTACCAGCCCCCATGGCTGTCCATTGAGTTTTTGGGTCTGTCTACCGCAGTCGCTCTTGCCGCAGGTTTGCTACTAGAGGCATCATCCAGAAAATCTCTTCGGCGGACAGTATGA
- a CDS encoding ABC transporter ATP-binding protein, whose translation MILFENVSKSYRTSNSAKVVLDKATFSIPSGYNLGILGGNGAGKSTLLRLISGAEQPDRGRVARRARVSFPIGFGGTFHGHLTGKQNVLFVARVYGADASKVVEFVRDFSELGDYLNMPVNTYSSGMAAKLAFGMSLAIDFDIYLVDEVTEVGDARFRKKCADAFVERMKRSDIIMVSHNSQTIKAYCDRAAILSNGQLEFFESVDEAMAAHRRMMGASNA comes from the coding sequence ATGATTCTTTTCGAAAATGTCTCGAAGTCTTATCGAACGTCAAATTCTGCCAAGGTGGTTTTAGACAAGGCAACCTTCTCCATTCCCTCCGGATACAATCTTGGAATCCTTGGGGGAAATGGAGCGGGAAAATCAACGCTGCTGAGGCTCATTTCGGGTGCAGAGCAACCCGACCGAGGGAGGGTAGCGAGGCGGGCGAGAGTGTCATTTCCCATAGGTTTTGGTGGCACGTTTCATGGCCACTTGACCGGTAAGCAGAATGTCCTGTTCGTTGCGAGAGTGTACGGCGCAGATGCCTCTAAAGTAGTAGAATTTGTTCGCGACTTTTCAGAATTAGGCGACTACCTGAATATGCCCGTCAATACGTATTCCTCCGGCATGGCTGCCAAACTGGCGTTCGGAATGAGCCTTGCGATTGACTTTGATATCTATCTAGTAGACGAGGTCACTGAAGTCGGGGACGCGCGGTTTCGGAAGAAGTGCGCTGACGCCTTCGTTGAAAGAATGAAGCGAAGCGACATAATTATGGTTTCCCACAATAGCCAAACAATCAAAGCCTACTGTGATCGCGCTGCCATACTGTCTAACGGACAGCTAGAGTTTTTTGAATCGGTAGACGAGGCGATGGCTGCTCATAGACGAATGATGGGGGCTTCAAATGCGTAA
- a CDS encoding glycosyltransferase family 4 protein, with product MRLMFDVTRTLARRYNATPTGIDRVELEFLRSFISTSPKNSVSFVVTTKYGNAVLAPSTMKQIFHEVTERWGSASAHRRSHVSLLGLRGRRGVELLNELRALSFIVSLVIKDRFTSDFKKLCLRARSSVFLSTSHVGLEDAKSFLWLDRHNVRGVFFIHDTIPLDFPEFCKPNAAAIHRRRLETVSRFGDRILTCSEYSKSRLLDHLGKDHKIHVATLGNKITLPTHTQPSNRRLHFVCLGTIEGRKNLSFLLEIWRSIVQRYGASSPKLIILGKRGWNAEAVCRVLDESAQLRLFVEQKDGLSDAEVYEVLANARGFLAPSLVEGYGLTPTEALQIGIPVIASDIPAHREVLGSCATFIDPIDGTSWREAIMSLHKNEDHHSRTAAEAKRFTPTTWNSFVESCLSHIEVATR from the coding sequence ATGCGGCTGATGTTCGACGTCACGCGCACTCTTGCGCGTCGTTATAACGCAACTCCCACAGGGATAGACCGGGTAGAATTGGAGTTCTTACGCTCGTTCATTTCCACCTCGCCTAAAAACAGTGTTAGCTTCGTAGTCACTACTAAGTACGGAAATGCCGTCTTAGCTCCCTCTACGATGAAGCAAATATTTCATGAAGTGACCGAGAGGTGGGGCAGCGCATCCGCTCACCGCAGGAGCCATGTTTCATTGTTGGGCTTGCGTGGTCGGAGGGGCGTTGAGTTGCTCAACGAATTACGTGCGCTCAGCTTTATCGTCAGTCTGGTCATCAAAGATCGGTTTACAAGCGACTTTAAGAAACTATGCCTACGCGCTAGGTCTTCTGTGTTTCTTTCCACATCACATGTCGGTTTGGAGGATGCCAAGAGTTTCCTTTGGTTGGACCGGCACAATGTGAGAGGCGTTTTCTTCATCCACGACACCATTCCTTTGGATTTTCCTGAGTTTTGTAAACCAAATGCAGCCGCTATTCACCGGCGTAGGTTAGAAACTGTAAGTCGGTTTGGGGATCGCATTTTGACTTGTAGCGAGTACTCCAAATCTCGATTGTTGGATCACCTAGGAAAAGATCACAAAATCCACGTTGCGACCCTGGGTAACAAGATTACCTTGCCCACACATACGCAGCCAAGTAACAGAAGGTTACACTTTGTATGCCTAGGAACTATCGAAGGTCGGAAGAACTTATCGTTCCTCCTTGAAATATGGCGCAGCATTGTGCAGCGATATGGTGCTAGTTCGCCGAAGCTTATTATTTTGGGTAAACGGGGATGGAATGCTGAAGCCGTCTGCAGAGTGCTGGACGAAAGTGCGCAACTGCGCCTTTTTGTAGAGCAAAAGGATGGTCTCAGTGATGCGGAGGTGTACGAGGTTTTAGCGAACGCTCGCGGGTTCCTCGCTCCGTCCCTGGTAGAGGGTTATGGTCTAACCCCAACGGAAGCGTTGCAGATCGGAATTCCGGTTATTGCATCTGACATTCCGGCGCATCGGGAAGTGTTAGGCTCATGTGCAACATTTATCGACCCAATCGACGGAACATCTTGGCGAGAGGCAATCATGTCACTGCACAAAAATGAAGACCATCATTCGCGTACCGCTGCCGAGGCGAAAAGGTTCACACCCACAACCTGGAATTCATTTGTCGAGAGTTGTCTGTCACATATCGAGGTTGCTACTCGATAG
- a CDS encoding class I SAM-dependent methyltransferase, translated as MYMEQFAALSEAAAHLQNQPISVVSEEDALITIRDALATLETKFFIHARDEVTKHCDYLAEKSGLQTSELFEAETLNVHPNVFSDALNNISAVLASVSSPAENTAANREDGVEFIIKTSRAELEGWCSHEKARTMAQYIRKLGPNICVEIGVYGGMSLFPCAAALKENGQGRIYGIESWSNAVATENKTSDGNDEWWRAVDFEKIKRDVYTFAARHGLTSQVCLIEASSTKVSHLFDTIDFLHIDGSHSMLNAAADVIQYGMKVRSGGIIVMDDIEWDTTIPAVMILKDFCDELEVMENPSNGKPSAAFFRKR; from the coding sequence ATGTACATGGAACAATTTGCTGCACTCTCAGAGGCGGCCGCGCATCTTCAGAATCAGCCCATATCTGTGGTGTCAGAAGAAGACGCGCTTATCACGATCCGAGACGCACTAGCGACGTTGGAGACAAAGTTTTTCATTCACGCGCGCGACGAAGTAACCAAACATTGCGATTATCTCGCCGAGAAGTCTGGGTTACAGACTAGTGAACTTTTCGAGGCTGAGACGCTTAACGTACACCCTAATGTTTTTAGCGACGCCCTAAATAACATTAGCGCTGTTTTAGCATCAGTCTCCTCTCCTGCAGAGAACACTGCAGCAAATCGAGAAGACGGTGTGGAATTCATCATAAAAACGTCGCGGGCCGAGCTTGAAGGTTGGTGTAGTCACGAGAAGGCACGCACAATGGCCCAATACATTCGGAAGCTTGGCCCTAATATCTGTGTTGAGATAGGAGTGTACGGCGGTATGTCTCTCTTCCCTTGTGCCGCCGCACTAAAAGAAAACGGCCAAGGTAGAATTTATGGAATCGAGAGCTGGAGCAACGCCGTAGCCACAGAAAATAAGACATCCGATGGAAACGATGAATGGTGGAGAGCCGTTGATTTTGAAAAGATCAAACGGGATGTCTACACATTTGCAGCTCGCCACGGGCTCACAAGCCAGGTTTGTCTTATCGAAGCATCTTCGACGAAAGTCTCTCACTTATTCGATACGATTGATTTTCTTCACATTGATGGCAGCCATTCAATGCTGAACGCAGCCGCGGACGTCATTCAGTATGGAATGAAAGTTCGGAGCGGCGGAATCATCGTAATGGACGATATTGAATGGGATACGACGATTCCTGCTGTCATGATCTTGAAAGACTTCTGCGACGAGCTAGAGGTTATGGAGAATCCTTCCAATGGCAAACCAAGTGCGGCGTTTTTCCGCAAGAGATGA